A region of Thermovirga sp. DNA encodes the following proteins:
- a CDS encoding 50S ribosomal protein L10 codes for MPSQLKIDQVESLREKLQESEALFVCEYRGLNVSKITALRAAIRGAGGEMNVAKNTLMGIALREESMPVPDSIMTGPNSFTIAYEDAAAVAKVIRDFSRERGNEALVIKGAILGDDILSVEQVRALADLPSREVLLAQLAGTMIGPVRGLVTVLSGTTRGLVTCLERIKEQKEEIAA; via the coding sequence ATGCCTTCGCAATTGAAGATCGATCAGGTTGAGTCGCTAAGGGAAAAACTGCAGGAATCGGAAGCCCTTTTCGTATGCGAATACAGGGGGCTGAATGTCTCGAAGATAACCGCCCTCCGGGCGGCCATCCGCGGCGCCGGCGGCGAGATGAACGTGGCCAAGAACACCCTCATGGGGATAGCCCTTCGCGAGGAGTCCATGCCCGTTCCCGACTCCATCATGACCGGCCCCAACTCCTTCACCATCGCCTATGAAGATGCCGCGGCGGTGGCAAAGGTGATAAGGGACTTCTCCCGAGAGAGGGGCAACGAAGCCCTCGTCATAAAGGGAGCCATCCTGGGAGACGACATCCTCTCCGTGGAGCAGGTCAGGGCCCTGGCCGACCTGCCTTCGAGGGAGGTCCTGCTGGCGCAACTGGCTGGGACCATGATCGGCCCGGTCAGGGGCCTGGTCACGGTGCTCTCCGGCACCACCCGCGGGCTCGTGACGTGCCTGGAAAGGATAAAAGAACAGAAGGAAGAAATAGCCGCCTGA